Genomic window (Roseivirga sp. 4D4):
TGTGGTGGTTTTTCAATTAGAAGATTCTACGCTGAGTGCCAATAGCAGTTTGATTAAGGATCGGGTGAAAACTGTTGCTGGCGTTGTCAATGCTTCATTTGCATCTAATAGGCCAGGGATCGACCTAAACCATACCATAGTGAATGTTGAAGATGATGGTGAGTTCATCGCGGTGGGCAGTCAATACATGCAAGTAGATGATGATTTTGGCACTACGATGGGTTTAGAAGTTTTGGAAGGGCGATCGTTTATCTCAGGATCTAGGCAAGACGCTGATTGGAACTTTATGATCAATGAAGCGGCAAAGACCAAGTTTGGTTGGGACGATCCAATTGGTAAGAAAATGTATTTCTCCAATGATGAGAACGGAAACCCCCGACATATGACAGCCATTGGTGTATTTAAAGATTTCAATGTTGGTTCTTTACATACAGCAGTTGAGCCGATCGTGATCTTTTACAATAGGCAATTTGGAAACCAACTGTTAGTAAGGCTTTCTCAGGGTGATCATCGCATGTCAGTTGAACAGATTGAAGCTACTATTAGTGAATTTGACCCAAAACTACCTATAAGGCATGATTACCTGGATATTGAATTGGATAGACAGTACAGTGGTGAAAAAAGACTGGTAAAATCAATGGCTTATTTATCAGGGCTGACCATCATCATATCGGTCTTAGGGTTCATCGGTTTACTCAGTTTTGCGATCAACAAGCGGCAATCCGAAATTGGTCTGAGGAAAGTCCTTGGTGCAAGTGTGGGCAGTGTGACCTTTCTTTTTTACAAACAGATTCTTGTTTTGATAATTATCGCACAAGTAATTGCTATTCCGGTGAACCAATTTGTCTCTAACCAATGGCTAAAAAGTTTCGCCTACAGATCATTCCCAAGTTTTTTGGAATTAGGCCTGATTCTGTTGACTATCGTTTTCTTGTCGCTAGCCATTATGGGTTTTCAGGTTGTAAAGGTGGCCTTTATGAATCCAGTGGATGTAATCAAAGAAGAATAATTAGCCCATTGCCCAGTCTAGCGCATGTTGGGTGTGGACCTTTGTGGTATCAATCGTAGCCATTGGAACATCACCATCTGGTACTAGAATGGGCAATTCTGTACAACCCATAATGATACCTTGCGCTCCTTCAGAGGCCAGCTGCTCCATAATGCTAATGCATTTCGACTTAGAGGCATCGGTAAACTGACCTTTTACAAGTTCATTGTAGATGATGTCATGTATGGCTTGCCGATCGCCTTCTAAAGGGATGATCACTTCCAGGCCAAAGCGTTCCGATAGAATGGAGGTGTAAAAATCCTTTTCCATTGTGAATTTGGTGCCAATTAAACCCACTTTATGGAGCGCTTTGGCCTTGATTGCTTGACCGGTGGCTTCAGCAATATGAAGAAAAGGTAGGTCCGTACTTTTTTCGATATAGTCGCTGACCAAGTGGATGGTATTGGTACATAACAGAATGATATCAGCTCCAGCAGCTTCTAGCTGTTGAGTACAGTCTGCCATCATTTGTCCTATCTTATCCCACTGTCCAGCAAAAGTGTATTGCTCGATTTCGGCAAAGTCCACCGAGACCATTACACATTTACAGGAATGTGATCCTCCTAATCGATATTTGACATATTCGTTGGCATATTGGTAGTACATTTTGGAAGACTCCCAACTCATTCCACCTATCATTCCGATTGTTTTCATTCTTGTCTATTTAATCCTTGACATGTCTTCCGCACCCGCTACTTCAATTGAAGTAAGATATTCCTTCAAACGGAGCAGCGTTAGTTTCCAAAGACCTAAGTGTTCGTGATCTTTTACCTGACAACAGTCTATGCATGAAGTTTCATAATTCATTTCTATTTCTTTTTTCAAACCTATGGTCTTGAACAGAGCTTACAAGATTTTGAGATTGAGGCCTTTTGACAGCCTTGTTGAATTATTTTCAACTACAAGCGATTATAAACTGTAGTAAATTGAAGTTATGGAGCTGAAGTACTTTCGATTAATCAAGACCATTGCAGAGGAGGGTAACATCGCCAACTCTTCGGAAAAACTCTTTTTGACCCAGTCTGCCCTAAGTCATCAATTACGTGAATTGGAAGAGCGGCTTGGCTTCAAAGTCTTCCAGCGAAGCAGAAACAACTGGCAGCTGACCAATGAAGGCAAAGAGCTGCATAAGCTTGCAAACGAGCTTTTTGAGAAGATCGATGCCGGTTTTAGTAACATTAAGCAGATCAAAGAAGGCTCAAAAGGAACCATTAGGCTGAGTGCTGAGTGCCAGTCTTTTTTTCATGGACTGCCCGCCTTTGTTCAAAAAATGGCATTGCTCTATCCTGAAATCGAGATAGATTTGGCACTTGATGGATCGCAACAGACCATTTCGCAAGTGCTTTCTAATCAAGTCGATATTGCCATTGTGACCACTGAGCCTGCCACTGACTCATTGTTCAAAATGAAAGTGTTGGAGGATGAAATCTTTGTGATCATGCACAATGAACATCGGTTCAGCGATCATGAATATTTGGATGTAAGTCACTTTGCTGATTTGAATTTGATCATAAATTCCTTTCCGCTGGAGAGCGTATCAGTTTATGAGCATTTCCTAAAACCTAATAAGATTATTCCTCGGAAAGTGACAGCGATCCCTTTCACCGAGGTTTCATTGGAAATGGTTAATGCCAATATGGGTGTTGTATGTCTTCCTAAATGGAGCCTTAAGTCTTACAAACTACCGGATGACCTAGTCTTTAAGAGAATAGGGAAGAATGGTTTGAAGCG
Coding sequences:
- a CDS encoding aspartate/glutamate racemase family protein gives rise to the protein MKTIGMIGGMSWESSKMYYQYANEYVKYRLGGSHSCKCVMVSVDFAEIEQYTFAGQWDKIGQMMADCTQQLEAAGADIILLCTNTIHLVSDYIEKSTDLPFLHIAEATGQAIKAKALHKVGLIGTKFTMEKDFYTSILSERFGLEVIIPLEGDRQAIHDIIYNELVKGQFTDASKSKCISIMEQLASEGAQGIIMGCTELPILVPDGDVPMATIDTTKVHTQHALDWAMG
- a CDS encoding LysR family transcriptional regulator; the encoded protein is MELKYFRLIKTIAEEGNIANSSEKLFLTQSALSHQLRELEERLGFKVFQRSRNNWQLTNEGKELHKLANELFEKIDAGFSNIKQIKEGSKGTIRLSAECQSFFHGLPAFVQKMALLYPEIEIDLALDGSQQTISQVLSNQVDIAIVTTEPATDSLFKMKVLEDEIFVIMHNEHRFSDHEYLDVSHFADLNLIINSFPLESVSVYEHFLKPNKIIPRKVTAIPFTEVSLEMVNANMGVVCLPKWSLKSYKLPDDLVFKRIGKNGLKRRHYLVVKEENRNKPHIEAFLSNFQEEFVH